One window of the Pieris rapae chromosome 11, ilPieRapa1.1, whole genome shotgun sequence genome contains the following:
- the LOC110991557 gene encoding ras-related protein Rap-2b, with protein sequence MKGRHQFRRRFSLQPSFMKDDTDEERKTQRPEKVDHTAGSNSNLTNNAVRHKIVVLGAAKVGKSSLISQFLYGTFSPKYKRTIEEMHHGDFNVAGVRLTLDILDTSGAYEFPAMRALSMQSADAFILVYDITDLDSFAEVRALRDQIHETKESTAVPIVVVGNKVDMAESGERQVDFHTTESVVTVDWENGFVEASAKDNMNVSQIFKELLVQAKVKYNLSPALRRRRRQSLPTGPQGPPGSAASPSSSNAPHVPSPAQLAHLQQIRERNANSKRNSCTIS encoded by the exons ATGAAAGGTCGCCACCAATTCCGCCGTAGATTCAGTTTACAGCCTTCGTTCATGAAAGATGACACCGACGAAGAAAGGAAAACTCAgag ACCTGAAAAAGTGGATCACACAGCAGGCAGCAATAGCAACTTAACAAACAACGCTGTCCGGCACAAGATCGTCGTCTTAGGAGCGGCGAAAGTTGGAAAATCATCTCTGATATCTCAATTCCTGTATGGGACATTTTCGCCCAAATACAAAAGGACAATTGAGGAAATGCATCATGGCGACTTCAACGTGGCGGGAGTTAGACTAACTTTAGACATTTTGGACACATCTGGGGCGTATGAGTTTCCAGCTATGCGCGCCCTGTCCATGCAATCGGCGGACGCGTTCATTTTAGTCTATGACATAACTGATTTGGATAGTTTCGCTGAAGTGCGGGCTTTGAGAGACCAGATACACGAGACGAAGGAGAGCACGGCTGTTCCGATCGTTGTGGTGGGGAATAAGGTGGATATGGCTGAGTCTGGTGAGAGACAG gtCGACTTTCACACAACGGAGTCCGTTGTAACCGTGGATTGGGAGAATGGTTTTGTGGAGGCATCGGCAAAGGATAATATGAACGTGTCTCAGATCTTCAAAGAGCTTCTGGTGCAGGCTAAGGTGAAGTACAACTTGTCGCCCGCGCTCCGGCGAAGACGGCGGCAATCATTGCCCACTGGACCCCAGGGTCCACCTGGCTCGGCTGCCAGCCCCTCTTCCTCTAATGCTCCCCATGTACCTTCCCCCGCTCAGCTCGCGCACCTTCAACAAATTAGGGAAAGAAACGCGAACAGTAAACGCAATTCCTGTACAATTTCttaa